One Callospermophilus lateralis isolate mCalLat2 chromosome 13, mCalLat2.hap1, whole genome shotgun sequence genomic window, aaaataataagctttgaAGCTGAGAGAGTTGGATTTGAAAACCTTAATCAGTTCAAATTCTTATGCATTTGGGTTTAGTGAAGTTACTTAAGTTCTTTAGCCTTTATTtctagttgttttttgtttttagaatGCCGAGAAtttaaacttcattttttttcttttttaaatttttgtttttttaacttgtcaatagacctttattttatttatttttatgtggtgctgagaatcaagcctagggcctcacacatgttaggcaagagctctaccactgaaccacaaccccagcccttaacctTCATTTCTAAGAGATTTAAACATGTAACTTGAAGAGTTATGACGGGAGCAGCCTGCCCTACCTGAGGAGGCTACAGCCACTGCCACTTCTGTGAGGTCAAAGTGCCAGCTGCAGCCATGGCCTACTACCAGCAGGAAGGGAAGGATAGGACCATATTTGAGACCAAAGAGGACTGTGAAACTTCCAGATGCAGAGCTGCTAGTTGAGGATCCCAGTGATCCGCATGAGGGACAGATATTGATACTGCCAAATGGAGACATGAACTAGAATTGCTTGTGCATTGGGGGATGGCCAGTGGCCCCTGTGGGGAATCCTTCAAGTGGGGCTTTTCCTGCTTCCACTATTGCACCAAGGTTAACAAGGGATCACACTCTGTAGACCAGTTCCAGGCCATGCAGAAATACCTAGGCCTCTATCCCCAACAGGAGGAGCAGGAATGCAAGGAAGATGAGGAGAAGCTAGCAG contains:
- the LOC143412075 gene encoding LOW QUALITY PROTEIN: mitochondrial intermembrane space import and assembly protein 40 (The sequence of the model RefSeq protein was modified relative to this genomic sequence to represent the inferred CDS: inserted 4 bases in 3 codons; substituted 1 base at 1 genomic stop codon) encodes the protein MAYYQQEGKDRTIFETKEDCETXPDAELLVEDPSDPHEGQILILPNGDMNXNCLCIGGXASGPCGESFKWGFSCFHYCTKVNKGSHSVDQFQAMQKYLGLYPQQEEQECKEDEEKLADXIDGTALAEASATKETERLSQ